From Pontibacter actiniarum, a single genomic window includes:
- a CDS encoding glycoside hydrolase family 65 protein translates to MPDWRVVYDTWKPEQQALREALCTLGNGYLATRGAFEEASADEDVNYPGTYLAGGYNRLKTEVAGKLIENEDLVNWPNWLPLTFRHPGEGWFQMEEVEVISYRQELDMQQGVLSRQVRFRDSKKRESTLHIRRLVSMANKHVAAIEWELTPLNWSGEIEVLSALDGRVKNSGVARYRALNSQHLRPLTQGQHNEETVYLEVETVQSRLLMAQAARTRVYTASSPDAVQRSLKEEPGYVAQRIQVTCRQGLPIRVEKVVQVHTSRDQAITEPLQEACKNIDRQGSFSHLLEKHENAWRRLWNRCDLVLACNIQAQSVLRLHIFHLLQTVSANTVGMDVGVPARGLHGEAYRGHIFWDELFIFPFLNLRLPELTRELLFYRFRRLPEARYAASQAGYRGAMFPWQSGSNGREESQVIHLNPESGRWLPDNTHLQRHISAAIAYNVWQYFQANEDMAFLTFVGGELIFDVALFWSTIAVYNKDRGRYEIRNVVGPDEYHTEYPDSDQPGLNNNAYTNVMAVWVIQAALKLMNILDGSRVEELFQKLGINEQDVERWHDISVKMYVPFINDTHIIAQFEGYEQLQEFPWETYKAKYGESMRLDRILESEGDNVNKYQASKQADVLMLFYLFSSEELLQIFSTLNYDFSPESIPANIEYYEQRTSHGSTLSKIVHSWVLARSDRKRAWNNFKVALMSDVEDVQGGTTPEGIHLGAMAGTVDLVQRGFTGLEIRDNVLWLNPVLPEEIGCLNFEVRYRSHWIALEVTQDKMRITFDRGWSEQMRIGVCGKVYTFQTGEQREFDLTR, encoded by the coding sequence ATGCCGGACTGGAGAGTAGTTTACGATACATGGAAGCCGGAGCAGCAAGCCCTGCGGGAGGCGCTCTGTACCCTTGGCAACGGTTACCTTGCCACGCGCGGTGCTTTTGAAGAGGCGAGTGCCGATGAAGACGTGAACTACCCCGGCACTTACCTGGCGGGCGGGTATAACCGCCTCAAAACAGAAGTAGCAGGAAAGCTGATCGAGAACGAAGACCTGGTGAACTGGCCCAACTGGCTGCCGCTTACATTCCGGCACCCGGGCGAGGGCTGGTTTCAAATGGAGGAGGTTGAGGTAATCAGTTACCGGCAGGAGCTGGACATGCAGCAGGGGGTACTGAGCAGGCAGGTGCGCTTCCGGGACAGTAAAAAAAGGGAAAGCACGCTTCATATCAGGCGGCTGGTAAGTATGGCCAACAAACATGTGGCTGCTATTGAGTGGGAGCTTACGCCGCTTAACTGGTCTGGCGAGATAGAGGTCTTGTCTGCGCTGGATGGGCGGGTGAAGAACAGCGGAGTGGCGCGCTACCGTGCCCTAAACAGTCAGCACCTGCGCCCGCTCACACAAGGGCAGCATAACGAAGAAACTGTTTACCTGGAGGTAGAAACGGTGCAGTCGCGGCTGTTGATGGCGCAAGCGGCCAGAACGCGGGTGTACACGGCCTCTTCTCCCGATGCCGTGCAGCGCAGCCTGAAGGAAGAACCGGGTTACGTGGCGCAGCGGATACAGGTCACATGCCGGCAAGGGTTGCCAATCCGCGTAGAGAAAGTCGTGCAGGTGCATACTTCCCGCGACCAGGCCATTACAGAGCCCCTGCAGGAAGCCTGCAAGAACATAGACCGCCAGGGCAGCTTCTCGCACCTCCTGGAAAAGCATGAGAATGCCTGGCGCCGCCTCTGGAACCGGTGCGATTTAGTGCTGGCCTGCAACATCCAGGCGCAGTCCGTCCTGCGGCTGCACATTTTCCACTTGCTGCAGACGGTGTCGGCCAATACCGTGGGCATGGACGTAGGCGTACCGGCTCGTGGCCTGCACGGAGAAGCCTACCGTGGGCACATTTTCTGGGATGAGCTTTTTATTTTCCCTTTTCTCAACCTGCGCCTGCCAGAGCTGACGCGGGAGCTGCTTTTCTACCGGTTCCGCCGTTTGCCCGAGGCACGCTACGCCGCCTCGCAGGCCGGCTACCGCGGGGCCATGTTTCCGTGGCAGAGCGGCAGCAACGGCCGTGAGGAAAGCCAGGTCATTCACCTTAACCCGGAGTCCGGGCGTTGGCTGCCGGATAATACACACCTGCAGCGCCATATCAGCGCCGCGATCGCCTACAATGTGTGGCAGTACTTTCAGGCCAACGAGGACATGGCTTTCTTGACCTTTGTGGGGGGCGAGCTGATTTTCGATGTAGCGCTGTTCTGGTCCACTATTGCGGTGTACAATAAGGACCGCGGGCGCTACGAGATCCGAAACGTAGTGGGGCCCGATGAGTACCACACCGAATACCCCGACTCTGACCAGCCGGGGCTGAACAACAACGCCTACACCAATGTGATGGCTGTCTGGGTCATTCAGGCGGCACTGAAGCTGATGAATATTCTGGATGGCTCACGCGTGGAGGAGCTGTTCCAGAAGCTAGGCATTAACGAGCAGGATGTAGAGCGCTGGCACGACATCTCGGTGAAAATGTATGTTCCGTTTATCAACGACACGCACATCATTGCCCAGTTCGAGGGATATGAGCAGCTGCAGGAGTTTCCGTGGGAAACGTACAAGGCAAAGTATGGCGAGTCAATGCGCCTGGACCGCATCCTGGAAAGCGAGGGAGACAACGTGAACAAGTACCAGGCCAGCAAACAGGCTGATGTGCTCATGCTGTTTTACCTGTTCTCTTCCGAAGAGCTGCTCCAGATATTCAGCACCCTTAACTACGACTTTAGCCCGGAAAGCATCCCTGCCAATATTGAATACTATGAACAACGCACCTCGCATGGCTCCACGCTGAGTAAAATTGTTCACTCCTGGGTGTTGGCGCGCTCTGACCGGAAGCGTGCCTGGAACAACTTTAAAGTGGCGCTGATGAGCGATGTGGAGGATGTGCAGGGCGGCACTACCCCCGAGGGAATCCACCTTGGCGCGATGGCAGGCACCGTGGATTTGGTGCAGCGCGGTTTTACCGGGCTCGAAATCAGGGACAATGTGCTCTGGCTGAACCCGGTGCTGCCGGAGGAGATTGGTTGCCTGAACTTTGAGGTTCGCTACCGCAGCCATTGGATCGCACTGGAAGTAACCCAGGACAAAATGCGCATCACCTTCGACAGGGGCTGGTCCGAACAGATGCGCATCGGCGTGTGCGGCAAGGTATACACTTTCCAGACAGGCGAGCAGCGGGAGTTTGACCTCACGCGGTAA
- the otsB gene encoding trehalose-phosphatase, producing the protein MPQHDLFRLIKQKEIRALIFDLDGVVTQTARVHAQAWKRMFDDYLQKRGQLEGNVYEPLRLETDYRRYIDGIPRYDGVRNFLRSRGIALPEGKVIDAPGTDTVAGLGNLKNTYFQELVREGGVDVYADTVAFLQEAREQGLHTAIISASRNCQPILAAAGLEHLFETRVDGIVSAELGLKGKPAPDVFLEAARRLQVPPRQAAVFEDALAGVEAGKAGGFALVVGVDRTNEAKELKQRGADLVLQYFPTHTSTMTNTSATKVQKQEGKSLPSARHKEQELLQGKTPAVFLDYDGCLSPIVKDPNKAILSDAMRETLQRLAAACPVAVVSGRDRANVEQLVQLENVYYAGSHGFDISGPNNMHTEPGGAKAAVPALDAAQQELDEWLKSVEGVLVERKRYAIAVHYRNVPEQQVAKVLQTVQEVLSRHPELKPGPGKKVMELKPSLDWHKGKAVHWLLEELNLNKPNIIPLYIGDDLTDEDAFAALQGQGIGILVGEHDEQTAATYRLEDVEEVQAFLESLTQHLKK; encoded by the coding sequence ATGCCGCAGCACGACCTCTTCCGGCTAATCAAACAAAAAGAAATAAGAGCCCTGATCTTCGACCTCGACGGTGTGGTGACCCAGACGGCCAGGGTGCATGCGCAGGCCTGGAAACGCATGTTCGATGATTACCTGCAAAAGCGGGGACAGTTGGAGGGCAACGTATATGAGCCGCTACGCCTGGAGACCGATTACCGCCGCTACATAGACGGTATCCCGCGTTACGACGGCGTCCGGAATTTTCTGCGTTCCCGCGGTATCGCTTTACCAGAAGGAAAAGTGATAGATGCCCCCGGCACCGATACCGTGGCAGGCCTGGGCAACCTTAAAAACACGTACTTTCAGGAGCTGGTGCGGGAAGGAGGTGTAGACGTGTATGCGGATACAGTGGCTTTCCTGCAGGAGGCGCGAGAGCAGGGGCTGCATACCGCCATCATATCGGCCAGCAGGAACTGCCAGCCCATACTTGCCGCTGCGGGTTTGGAGCACCTTTTCGAAACACGGGTCGACGGAATCGTGTCGGCGGAGCTGGGGCTAAAAGGAAAGCCTGCCCCCGATGTTTTTCTGGAAGCTGCCAGGCGCCTGCAGGTGCCGCCCCGGCAGGCAGCCGTTTTTGAGGATGCCCTGGCCGGAGTGGAGGCAGGCAAGGCAGGCGGCTTTGCCCTGGTTGTGGGCGTAGACCGCACAAACGAAGCAAAAGAACTGAAACAGCGCGGCGCCGACCTGGTGCTGCAGTATTTCCCAACCCATACATCAACTATGACCAACACATCTGCCACAAAAGTACAGAAACAGGAAGGCAAATCACTGCCCTCGGCACGCCACAAGGAGCAGGAGCTGCTGCAGGGTAAAACCCCGGCCGTGTTCCTGGACTACGACGGCTGCCTAAGCCCTATTGTAAAAGACCCGAACAAAGCCATACTTAGCGATGCCATGCGCGAAACGCTGCAACGGCTGGCTGCTGCGTGCCCCGTGGCGGTGGTTAGCGGGCGCGACCGCGCCAATGTAGAGCAGCTGGTGCAGCTAGAAAACGTATACTATGCCGGTTCCCACGGGTTCGACATCTCGGGGCCAAACAACATGCACACAGAGCCCGGTGGAGCCAAAGCCGCCGTGCCAGCCCTGGATGCGGCACAGCAGGAGCTGGATGAGTGGCTGAAAAGCGTGGAGGGAGTGCTGGTGGAGCGGAAGCGCTATGCTATTGCCGTGCATTACCGCAACGTGCCGGAGCAGCAGGTGGCCAAGGTGCTGCAGACGGTGCAGGAGGTGCTTTCCCGGCATCCGGAACTCAAGCCCGGCCCCGGCAAAAAGGTGATGGAGCTGAAACCGAGCCTCGACTGGCACAAAGGGAAGGCGGTGCACTGGCTGCTGGAGGAACTCAACCTGAACAAGCCAAATATTATCCCGCTCTATATCGGCGACGACCTGACGGACGAGGATGCCTTCGCGGCGCTGCAGGGGCAGGGAATCGGTATTCTGGTAGGGGAGCACGATGAGCAGACGGCAGCCACCTACCGGCTGGAGGATGTGGAGGAGGTACAGGCTTTTCTGGAGTCGCTGACACAACACCTGAAAAAATAA
- a CDS encoding beta-phosphoglucomutase family hydrolase, producing MSDLNKLIKERNIKALILDMDGVVTNTAGLHAEAWKKLCDSFLRQRREEGGDEYKPFDLKEDYRTYVHDVPRLDAMRNFMESRGVFLPEGEPDDDADKNTIVGLGERKDLYFHELLKQDGVVVFDKAVQWIKEQKQAGMKVAIVSASRNCLTILRRAGLEKLFEARVDKVVAAELKLNNKPAPDVYLEAARRLGAAPQEAAVFEDSEAGIEGAKAGGFGLVVGVDHSYKKEVFEMRGADIVIKGFSSEVKAKSESTLS from the coding sequence ATGAGTGATCTGAATAAGCTTATAAAAGAAAGAAACATCAAAGCCCTTATCCTGGATATGGATGGTGTTGTGACGAATACAGCAGGTCTGCATGCAGAGGCCTGGAAAAAACTCTGCGACTCTTTTCTAAGACAACGCAGAGAGGAGGGAGGCGATGAGTATAAGCCATTCGATCTGAAGGAGGATTACCGCACCTATGTGCATGATGTGCCCCGCCTGGATGCCATGCGCAACTTCATGGAGTCACGCGGTGTTTTTCTTCCCGAAGGAGAGCCGGATGACGATGCAGACAAAAACACCATCGTTGGGCTGGGAGAGCGCAAAGACCTGTACTTCCACGAACTGCTGAAGCAGGACGGGGTAGTGGTGTTTGATAAGGCTGTGCAGTGGATTAAAGAGCAGAAGCAGGCAGGCATGAAGGTGGCCATTGTTTCTGCCAGTCGAAACTGCCTTACCATCCTGCGCCGCGCAGGGCTGGAAAAACTGTTTGAGGCACGCGTAGACAAAGTGGTGGCCGCAGAGCTGAAGCTGAATAACAAGCCGGCTCCGGATGTTTACCTGGAGGCCGCCCGCCGCCTGGGTGCTGCCCCACAGGAAGCAGCCGTTTTCGAAGACTCTGAGGCTGGCATCGAAGGTGCCAAGGCCGGTGGTTTTGGCTTAGTGGTTGGTGTAGACCACAGCTATAAGAAAGAGGTGTTTGAAATGAGAGGCGCCGACATCGTTATCAAAGGATTCTCCAGCGAGGTAAAAGCCAAGAGCGAATCTACCCTTAGCTAA
- a CDS encoding cation-translocating P-type ATPase — MAIEQKFPYHSIAAEEALEKLRTKPEGLTEEEAQRRLQEYGPNELTGKEGINPVLLFLKQFKDFLILVLVLAAGVAWYADQMVDVYVILGVILFNAVLGFLQEYRAERAIQALKKMLKQEAKVLRNGQVKTVEAQELVPGDIIQLEEGDSVPADARLLRGKNLQTVEASLTGESLPIEKKPEPLEEKTNLGDKTNMLWKGTHVARGTATAVVAATGGNTELGKISKSLGEIQTTSTNFRKKTERLGKQMAVIAVITSVIVFVLGYFVRDYAFEEVLLVTVATLVSSIPEGLPAVISIVLAIGAKRMASQNAIIREFTATEMLGSVSVILTDKTGTLTKSILTVRNVFLGDGSELEVSGTGYAVEGDLTQDQRSIALADNPVLRKLLLIANVCNNANLGEVKAKEEGAEPEVSGDPTEVALLVLSKKALAKEKDLLPNVQVVDDLPFNADQKYRATLVEQDRRREVYVVGAPEKVLKLSNRILTKEGPQELSQELRERVQAKNDEWADAAMRVLALAYREAESSTDTVGTDAVHDLVWVGITGIVDPPRQGVLEAIQDCKSAGIRVMMVTGDHKKTGAAIAREVGILDGSPKGNEPQALQEDELDVSEQEFERMVNGVSVFTRVSPNTKLRIAEHLQNKGHLIAMTGDGVNDAPALKRADVGIAMGIRGTDVAKDASQIVLSDDNFATIVRAVREGRIVFQNVRQTSFFLLTTNFAAVAVFIVAIAIGWPFPLTATQILWVNLVTDGVMELGLATERGHGDIMRHKPVPRDANILDRSVVPYILLMSIVMLGLALSVFAYYLPQGEQLARTAVFIVVAMTQVFNTFNMRSLEYSVFQIGLFSNKYVNLAFLASLVLQLGVIYTPLLSGVFRFEELPLPDLLILIVLSSSVVWVAEIYKWLIHRRRT, encoded by the coding sequence ATGGCCATAGAACAGAAGTTTCCATACCACAGCATTGCCGCCGAGGAGGCGCTGGAAAAGCTTAGAACAAAGCCGGAAGGGCTGACGGAGGAGGAGGCGCAGCGGAGGCTGCAGGAGTACGGTCCAAACGAACTGACCGGTAAAGAAGGTATTAACCCGGTGCTGCTCTTCCTGAAGCAGTTTAAGGACTTTCTTATACTTGTGCTCGTGTTGGCAGCAGGGGTAGCCTGGTATGCCGATCAGATGGTGGATGTGTATGTGATCCTGGGCGTGATCCTGTTTAACGCGGTGCTTGGCTTTTTGCAGGAGTACCGGGCCGAAAGGGCCATACAGGCGCTCAAGAAAATGCTGAAGCAGGAGGCCAAGGTTCTCCGGAACGGGCAGGTCAAGACGGTGGAGGCACAGGAACTGGTGCCCGGCGACATCATTCAATTGGAGGAGGGAGACAGCGTTCCGGCCGATGCGCGGCTGCTGCGGGGCAAGAACCTGCAGACAGTGGAGGCGTCCCTCACCGGCGAATCCCTCCCGATCGAAAAGAAGCCGGAGCCGCTGGAGGAAAAAACCAACCTCGGCGACAAGACCAACATGCTCTGGAAGGGTACGCACGTGGCGCGCGGCACGGCCACGGCAGTAGTGGCAGCCACAGGCGGCAACACCGAGCTTGGCAAAATTTCCAAATCACTGGGTGAGATCCAAACGACAAGCACCAACTTCCGGAAGAAGACGGAGCGGCTGGGGAAGCAGATGGCAGTGATCGCCGTCATCACCTCTGTGATCGTGTTTGTGCTGGGGTATTTTGTGCGTGACTACGCTTTTGAAGAAGTGCTGCTTGTGACGGTGGCCACGCTGGTGTCTTCCATTCCGGAGGGTTTGCCGGCGGTTATCTCCATTGTGCTGGCCATCGGGGCAAAGCGCATGGCCAGCCAGAATGCCATTATCCGCGAGTTTACCGCTACCGAAATGCTGGGTTCCGTCTCGGTTATACTTACCGACAAAACCGGCACCCTGACCAAAAGCATCCTGACGGTGCGCAACGTCTTTTTGGGCGACGGGTCGGAGCTGGAGGTGTCCGGAACGGGTTACGCAGTGGAAGGTGACCTGACGCAAGACCAAAGAAGTATAGCCCTTGCCGATAACCCGGTGCTGCGTAAGCTCCTGCTCATCGCCAACGTGTGCAACAACGCCAACCTCGGCGAGGTGAAAGCGAAGGAGGAAGGGGCGGAGCCAGAGGTGTCCGGCGACCCAACGGAGGTGGCCCTGCTGGTGCTGTCGAAGAAGGCGCTGGCAAAGGAGAAGGACCTGCTGCCCAACGTACAGGTGGTGGATGACCTGCCGTTTAACGCGGATCAGAAGTACAGGGCTACGCTGGTGGAGCAGGACCGGCGGCGCGAGGTTTACGTGGTGGGCGCCCCCGAGAAAGTGCTGAAGCTCAGCAATCGCATTCTCACAAAAGAGGGGCCGCAGGAGCTTTCCCAGGAGCTGCGGGAGCGGGTGCAGGCCAAGAACGACGAATGGGCAGACGCAGCCATGCGGGTGCTGGCGCTGGCCTACCGCGAGGCGGAGAGCAGCACCGATACCGTTGGCACCGACGCGGTACACGATCTGGTGTGGGTCGGGATTACCGGCATTGTAGACCCTCCGCGCCAAGGGGTGCTGGAGGCGATACAGGATTGCAAGTCGGCGGGCATACGTGTGATGATGGTGACCGGCGACCACAAGAAAACAGGTGCCGCCATCGCCCGGGAGGTAGGTATCCTTGACGGTTCTCCGAAAGGAAACGAGCCGCAGGCACTACAGGAGGATGAGCTGGATGTGAGTGAGCAGGAGTTTGAGCGGATGGTGAACGGTGTGTCCGTATTTACGCGCGTGAGCCCAAATACCAAGCTGCGCATTGCCGAGCACCTCCAAAACAAGGGGCACCTGATTGCCATGACCGGCGACGGTGTAAACGATGCGCCTGCCCTCAAGCGTGCCGACGTAGGGATCGCTATGGGGATCCGCGGAACCGATGTCGCCAAAGACGCCTCGCAGATCGTGCTCTCTGACGATAACTTTGCCACGATTGTACGGGCGGTGCGCGAGGGGCGCATCGTGTTTCAGAATGTGCGGCAGACCAGCTTCTTCCTGCTCACCACCAACTTTGCCGCTGTGGCAGTATTTATCGTGGCGATTGCCATTGGGTGGCCGTTTCCGCTTACCGCGACGCAGATCCTGTGGGTGAACCTGGTCACGGACGGGGTGATGGAGCTGGGGCTGGCCACCGAGCGCGGGCATGGTGACATAATGCGGCACAAGCCCGTGCCGCGCGATGCCAATATCCTCGACCGCAGCGTAGTGCCGTATATTTTACTGATGAGTATCGTGATGCTGGGGCTGGCTCTCAGTGTGTTTGCCTACTACTTGCCGCAGGGAGAGCAGCTGGCCCGTACGGCCGTCTTCATTGTGGTCGCCATGACGCAGGTATTCAATACCTTTAACATGCGGTCCTTGGAGTACTCCGTTTTTCAGATCGGCCTGTTCAGCAACAAATATGTAAACCTGGCGTTTTTAGCATCCCTGGTCTTGCAGCTCGGGGTCATTTACACGCCTCTGCTGAGCGGCGTCTTCCGTTTCGAGGAGCTGCCTTTGCCGGATCTGCTGATCTTGATCGTACTTTCCAGTTCGGTGGTGTGGGTGGCAGAAATCTATAAATGGCTTATCCACAGGCGCCGCACGTAA
- the pgi gene encoding glucose-6-phosphate isomerase: MLKNSSPTQTEAWKKLEKHYQEVQPQHLRDLFAQDPQRFQKFTYKLNDTLYDLSKNRITEETLRLLTQLAEQMDVPAAIESMFSGARINATENRAVLHTALRNFSDSDLNVDGENALQEVREVQQQMKEFCNKLHSGAWTGYTGKRIQSVVNIGIGGSDLGPKMVVEALKKYQKPDLEVYFISNVDGTDAAEVLRKLDPETTLFIIASKTFTTKETITNAETARGWFLHKAVDREHIKKHFVALSTNIEAVKKFGIAEENAFRFWDWVGGRFSLWSAIGLSVACALGYDRFEELLKGAESMDKHFRQAPMQENIPVLMALLSIWYTNFFGCQTHAILPYDQYLRLLPEYLQQLLMESNGKSTDRNGHRVNYQTQPVVWGAAGTNSQHSFFQLIHQGTILIPCDFIAPAVSQNQIGDHHALLLSNFFAQTEALMKGKTADEVRQELEQKGMAGDELESLLPHKVFEGNKPTTSIMMQQLTPFELGSLVAMYEHKTFVQGVIWNIYSFDQWGVELGKQLAGTIEGELLQGKTSNHDSSTSGLMVFYRNNK, translated from the coding sequence ATGCTGAAGAATTCATCGCCAACCCAAACGGAAGCCTGGAAAAAACTGGAGAAGCACTACCAGGAAGTGCAGCCGCAACACCTGCGCGACCTGTTTGCGCAAGACCCGCAGCGCTTCCAGAAGTTTACCTATAAGCTGAACGATACGCTATACGACCTCTCCAAAAACCGCATCACGGAAGAAACGCTGCGCCTGCTGACGCAGTTGGCCGAGCAGATGGATGTGCCCGCCGCCATCGAAAGCATGTTTTCGGGCGCGCGCATCAATGCGACAGAGAACCGGGCGGTACTGCACACGGCGCTGCGCAACTTCTCCGACAGCGACCTGAACGTGGATGGAGAAAACGCACTGCAGGAGGTGCGCGAGGTACAGCAGCAGATGAAGGAGTTCTGCAACAAACTGCACAGCGGCGCGTGGACCGGCTACACCGGCAAGCGCATCCAAAGCGTGGTGAACATCGGGATCGGCGGTTCGGACCTTGGCCCGAAGATGGTGGTGGAAGCCCTGAAGAAGTACCAGAAGCCTGACCTGGAAGTATACTTTATTTCCAACGTGGACGGCACGGACGCTGCCGAGGTACTGCGCAAACTGGACCCGGAGACCACGCTGTTTATCATCGCCTCCAAAACATTCACCACCAAAGAAACCATCACCAACGCCGAAACCGCGCGTGGCTGGTTCCTGCATAAGGCAGTGGACCGCGAGCACATTAAAAAGCACTTTGTGGCGCTCTCTACCAACATTGAGGCGGTAAAGAAATTCGGTATTGCCGAGGAAAACGCTTTCCGCTTCTGGGACTGGGTTGGTGGCCGTTTTTCGCTGTGGTCCGCTATTGGCCTCTCCGTTGCCTGCGCGCTGGGCTACGACAGGTTCGAAGAACTGTTGAAAGGTGCCGAGTCGATGGACAAGCACTTCCGCCAGGCACCGATGCAGGAGAACATTCCGGTGCTGATGGCCCTGCTGAGCATCTGGTACACGAATTTCTTTGGCTGCCAGACACACGCCATCCTGCCCTACGACCAATATCTGCGCCTGCTGCCTGAGTACCTGCAGCAGCTGCTGATGGAGAGCAACGGCAAAAGTACCGACCGCAACGGCCACCGCGTAAACTACCAGACACAACCGGTGGTGTGGGGAGCGGCGGGCACCAACAGCCAGCACTCCTTCTTTCAGCTCATCCACCAGGGCACGATTCTGATCCCCTGCGACTTTATTGCCCCGGCGGTAAGCCAGAACCAGATCGGCGACCACCACGCCCTGCTGCTGTCTAACTTCTTTGCCCAAACCGAGGCTCTCATGAAAGGCAAAACAGCTGATGAGGTGCGCCAGGAGCTGGAGCAAAAAGGCATGGCCGGTGACGAACTGGAGAGCCTGCTGCCGCATAAGGTGTTCGAAGGCAACAAACCAACCACTTCAATTATGATGCAGCAGCTAACGCCGTTTGAGCTGGGTAGCCTCGTGGCCATGTACGAGCACAAAACGTTTGTGCAGGGCGTGATCTGGAACATCTACAGCTTCGACCAATGGGGTGTAGAGCTTGGCAAACAGCTTGCGGGCACCATAGAGGGTGAGTTGCTGCAAGGCAAAACTTCCAACCACGACAGCTCTACCAGCGGTTTGATGGTGTTTTACCGTAACAACAAGTAA
- a CDS encoding DUF58 domain-containing protein, whose product MKKPLTLADVQKFENMEFLARQLVEGFITGLHQSPYHGFSVEFSEHRLYNSGESTRHIDWKVFARTDKLFVKRYEEETNLRCHILLDVSPSMYYPVESNGKLAFSCLSAAALATLLRRQRDAVGLVTFSDRVEQQTPVRSTASHLHTLLLLLQQQLGQQPTAKDTRVAEVVHQIAQQIPKRSLVVIFSDMLSQADDLEEVFAALQHLKHQNHEVLLFHVMDRQTEEEFAFAERPYVFVDMETGQELKLQPSQVRAHYRTAVENYKKELALKCGQYKIDFVPVDISEPFDKVLYSYLVKRSKGR is encoded by the coding sequence ATGAAAAAGCCCCTTACCCTTGCCGATGTACAGAAGTTTGAGAACATGGAGTTTCTGGCCAGGCAGTTGGTGGAGGGCTTTATCACGGGCTTGCACCAGTCTCCGTACCACGGCTTCTCGGTAGAGTTTTCCGAGCACCGCCTCTACAACAGCGGCGAGAGCACCCGCCACATCGACTGGAAGGTGTTTGCCCGCACAGACAAGCTTTTTGTGAAGCGCTACGAGGAGGAGACCAACCTGCGCTGCCATATTCTTCTGGATGTGTCGCCGTCTATGTACTACCCGGTGGAAAGCAACGGCAAACTGGCTTTTTCCTGCCTCTCTGCCGCCGCCCTGGCAACGCTGCTGCGCAGGCAGCGCGATGCGGTGGGCCTGGTTACCTTCTCGGACCGCGTGGAGCAGCAGACTCCGGTGCGGTCCACAGCCTCGCACCTGCACACGCTGCTGCTGCTGCTGCAACAGCAACTGGGCCAGCAGCCAACCGCCAAAGACACCCGCGTGGCAGAAGTGGTGCACCAGATTGCGCAGCAGATTCCAAAGCGCTCGCTCGTTGTTATCTTCAGCGATATGCTAAGCCAGGCGGATGACCTGGAAGAGGTGTTTGCCGCGCTGCAGCACCTGAAGCACCAGAACCACGAGGTACTGCTCTTTCATGTGATGGACCGCCAAACAGAGGAGGAGTTTGCCTTTGCCGAACGCCCGTACGTTTTTGTGGACATGGAGACGGGGCAGGAGCTGAAACTGCAGCCTTCGCAGGTGCGTGCGCATTACCGCACTGCCGTAGAAAACTACAAGAAAGAGCTCGCCCTCAAGTGTGGCCAGTACAAGATCGATTTCGTGCCTGTGGATATCAGCGAGCCCTTTGATAAGGTGCTCTACTCATACCTTGTAAAGCGCTCCAAGGGCAGGTAG
- a CDS encoding septal ring lytic transglycosylase RlpA family protein produces MNICSIVLILILSLFNGPANYAANGKASFYADRMHGHRTASGERYDKTQLTAAHATLPFHTRVLVTNLKNGKSVVVKINDRMARSRHHVIDLSKAAAQELAMVRDGTVAVRLEEVTEEPAQQDAPAAVSGADANAKL; encoded by the coding sequence ATGAATATATGTTCAATAGTATTGATTCTAATCCTTTCGCTCTTTAACGGCCCGGCCAACTACGCTGCAAACGGCAAGGCATCCTTTTACGCCGACCGTATGCACGGCCACCGCACCGCCAGCGGCGAGCGATACGATAAGACCCAGCTGACGGCAGCCCACGCCACACTTCCTTTCCATACCAGGGTGCTGGTGACGAACTTAAAGAACGGCAAGTCAGTGGTTGTCAAGATCAATGACCGCATGGCGCGCAGCCGCCACCATGTGATAGATCTCTCGAAGGCCGCCGCCCAGGAACTGGCGATGGTGCGCGACGGAACCGTAGCCGTGCGCCTGGAAGAGGTAACAGAGGAGCCCGCACAACAAGATGCGCCCGCGGCCGTTTCAGGAGCAGACGCCAACGCTAAGCTGTAG
- a CDS encoding DUF3276 family protein → MEENNEKAEIYSQRVRAGKRTYFFDVKSTRSNDFYVTITESKRKFKEDSFSYEKHKIFLYKEDFVKFMEALQETIDHVKSELLTEEALAALEAPVSEKEGSFDEELKWE, encoded by the coding sequence GTGGAAGAGAACAACGAAAAAGCAGAAATTTATTCCCAACGAGTGAGAGCCGGGAAGAGAACGTATTTCTTTGATGTGAAGTCAACTCGTTCTAACGACTTCTACGTGACCATCACGGAGAGTAAGCGTAAGTTCAAGGAAGACAGCTTCTCATACGAGAAACACAAAATTTTCCTGTACAAAGAGGACTTCGTGAAATTTATGGAAGCGCTACAGGAAACAATCGATCACGTTAAATCAGAACTCTTGACAGAAGAGGCACTTGCCGCACTGGAAGCCCCGGTTAGCGAAAAAGAAGGCTCTTTTGACGAAGAACTTAAGTGGGAATAA